One segment of Anguilla anguilla isolate fAngAng1 chromosome 1, fAngAng1.pri, whole genome shotgun sequence DNA contains the following:
- the LOC118229134 gene encoding fucolectin-like — protein sequence MENLALRGKATQSTLYGTGFALNAIDGNRDGDYFHGSCTHTKAPSNPWWTVDLRRSQSTLYGTGFALNAIDGNRDGDYFHGSCTHTKAPCNLWWRVDLRGMYRVMSVTVTNRQDCCSERINGAEISIGNSLKNNGNSNPMCAKISSIPAGDTITFQCKEMEGRYVNIFLPGREKYLTLCEVEVHGIAAKSPQEEQSLSLVESVVMRRGKLYFSVRMPSQWQHKRFKKRN from the exons AAAATCTGGCATTGAGGGGGAAAGCGACTCAATCAACTTTATATGGTACTGGATTTGCTCTCAATGCCATTGATGGAAACCGTGATGGTGATTATTTTCATGGGTCTTGCACCCACACTAAAGCTCCATCTAATCCCTGGTGGACAGTGGACCTGAGGAGGAG TCAATCAACTTTATATGGTACTGGATTTGCTCTCAATGCCATTGATGGAAACCGTGATGGTGATTATTTTCATGGGTCTTGCACCCACACTAAAGCTCCATGTAATCTCTGGTGGAGAGTGGACCTGAGGGGGATGTACAGAGTCATGTCGGTGACTGTCACAAACAGACAGGACTGCTGTTCTGAAAGAATCAATGGAGCTGAGATCAGCATTGGGAACTCTCTGAAAAACAATGGCAACAGCAACCCCAT GTGTGCTAAGATATCCTCAATACCAGCAGGGGATACCATCACCTTTCAGTGTAAAGAAATGGAGGGCCGCTACGTCAATATTTTTCTCCCAGGAAGAGAAAAATACCTGACTCTGTGTGAGGTGGAGGTACATGGCATTGCTGCAAAATCACCTCAGGAAGAACAGAGCCTTTCCCTTGTAGAAAGCGTGGTGATGAGGAGAGGGAAGT